One stretch of Archocentrus centrarchus isolate MPI-CPG fArcCen1 chromosome 5, fArcCen1, whole genome shotgun sequence DNA includes these proteins:
- the LOC115779825 gene encoding myosin heavy chain, fast skeletal muscle-like: MSVDPEMECFGPAAIYLRKPERERIEAQNTPFDAKTAYFVSEPSEMYLKGKLIKREGGKATVETLCGKSLTVKEDDIFPMNPPKFDKIEDMAMMTHLSEPAVLYNLKERYAAWMIYTYSGLFCVTVNPYKWLPVYDAVVVAGYRGKKRVEAPPHIFSISDNAYQFMLQDRENQSILITGESGAGKTVNTKRVIQYFATIAVASGSKKAEPVPGKMQGSLEDQIIAANPLLEAYGNAKTVRNDNSSRFGKFIRIHFASTGKLASADIETYLLEKSRVTFQLSAERSYHIFYQLTTGHKPELIEALLITTNPYDFPMISQGEITVKSIDDIEEFLATDTAIDILGFTAEEKASMYKLTGAVMHHGNMKFKQKQREEQAEPDGTEVADKIAYLMGLNSADLLKALCYPRVKVGNEFVTKGQTVPQVNNSVMALAKSAYEKMFLWMVVRINEMLDTKQPRQFFIGVLDIAGFEIFDFNSLEQLCINFTNEKLQQFFNHHMFVLEQEEYKKEGIDWEFIDFGMDLAACIELIEKPMGIFSILEEECMFPKATDMTFKNKLYDQHIGKSAPFQKPKPAKGKAEAHFSLVHYAGTVDYNVLGWLEKNKDPLNDSVVQLYQKSSTKLLALLYASHASAEAEGGGKKGKKKGGSFQTVSALFRENLGKLMTNLRSTHPHFVRCIIPNESKTPGLMENHLVIHQLRCNGVLEGIRICRKGFPSRILYGDFKQRYKVLNASVIPEGQFIDNKKASEKLLGSIDVDHTQYKFGHTKVFFKAGLLGLLEEMRDDKLAILVTMTQALCRGFLMRREFVKMMERREAIYSIQYNIRSFMNVKTWPWMKLYFKIKPLLKSAETEKEMAQMKEDFEKTKEELAKALAKKKELEEKMVSLLQEKNDLQIQIQSEGENLADAEERCEGLIKAKIQLEAKVKETSERLEDEEEMNAELTAKKRKLEDECSELKKDIDDLELTLAKVEKEKHATENKVKNLVEEMSSQDETIAKLTKEKKALQEAHQQTLDDLQAEEDKVNSLTKAKTKLEQQVDDLEGSLEQEKKLRMDLERAKRKLEGDLKLAHETIMDLENDKQQSEEKIKKKDFETSQLLSKIEDEQSLSAQLQKKIKELQARIEELEEEIEAERAARAKVEKQRSDLSRELEEISERLEEAGGATAVQIEMNKKREAEFQKLRRDLEEATLQHEATAATLRKKQADSVAELGEQIDNLQRVKQKLEKEKSEYKMEIDDLSSNMEAIAKAKSNLEKMCRSLEDQLSELKTKNDEHVRQLNDIGVQRARLQTENGEITRQLEEKEALISQLTRSKQAYTQQIEELKRHIEEEVKAKNALAHAVQSARHDCDLLREQYEEEQEAKVELQRAMSKANSEVAQWRTKYETDAIQRTEELEEAKKKLAQRLQDAEESIEAVNAKCASLEKTKQRLHGEVEDLMIDVERANALAANLDKKQRNFDKILAEWKQKYEEAQAELEGAQKEARSLSTEMFKMKNSYEEALDHLETLKRENKNLQQEISDLTEQIGETGKTIHELEKSKKTVETEKSELQTSLEEAEATLEHEESKILRIQLELTQVKSEIDRKLAEKDEEIEQIKRNSQRVIESMQTTLDAEVRSRNDALRIKKKMEGDLNEMEIQLSHANRQAAEAQKQLRNVQGQLKDAQLHLDEAVRSQEEMKEQVAMVERRNNLMLAEIEELRVALEQTERGRKIAEQELVDASERVGLLHSQNTSLINTKKKLEADLIQIQGEVEDAVQEARNAEEKAKKAITDAAMMAEELKKEQDTSAHLERMKKNLEVTVKDLQHRLDEAENLAMKGGKKQLQKLEARVRELEAEVDAEQKRSADAIKGLRKYERRVKELTYQTEEDKKNIARLQDLVDKLQLKVKSYKRQAEEAEEQANTHLSRYRKVQHEMEEAQERADIAESQVNKLRAKSREIVKTKEVAE; encoded by the exons ATGAGtgtggacccggaaatggagtGTTTTGGCCCGGCGGCCATTTACCTCCGGAAGCCAGAAAGAGAGCGCATTGAAGCTCAGAACACTCCATTTGATGCTAAAACAGCATACTTCGTGTCTGAGCCCAGTGAAATGTACCTCAAGGGGAAACTAATTAAGAGAGAGGGGGGCAAAGCCACCGTGGAGACTCTATGTGGGAAG TCTCTCACTGTGAAAGAAGATGACATCTTCCCCATGAACCCTCCCAAATTCGATAAGATTGAGGACATGGCCATGATGACCCACCTCAGTGAGCCTGCTGTGCTGTACAACCTCAAAGAGCGTTATGCAGCATGGATGATCTAT ACCTACTCTGGGTTGTTCTGCGTCACTGTGAACCCCTACAAGTGGCTCCCAGTGTATGATGCAGTAGTTGTTGCAGGATACAGGGGCAAGAAGCGAGTTGAGGCCCCACCCCAcatcttctccatctctgatAATGCCTATCAGTTCATGCTCCAAG ACAGAGAAAACCAGTCTATCCTGATTAC TGGAGAATCTGGTGCAGGAAAGACTGTCAACACCAAGCGTGTCATCCAGTACTTTGCGACAATCGCAGTGGCGAGTGGAAGCAAGAAAGCCGAGCCAGTTCCTGGAAAAATGCAG GGGTCACTGGAAGACCAAATCATTGCAGCAAATCCACTGTTGGAAGCTTATGGTAATGCCAAGACTGTGAGGAATGACAACTCATCCCGCTTT GGAAAATTTATCAGAATTCACTTTGCCTCTACTGGAAAACTGGCTTCAGCTGACATTGAAACAT ATCTGCTGGAGAAGTCGCGAGTGACGTTCCAGCTCTCTGCTGAGAGGAGCTACCATATTTTCTATCAGCTCACTACAGGCCACAAACCTGAACTTATAG aggCTCTCCTGATCACCACAAATCCATATGACTTTCCCATGATCAGTCAGGGTGAAATCACTGTCAAGAGTATCGATGACATTGAAGAATTCCTTGCCACTGAT ACTGCAATTGACATCCTGGGCTTCACTGCAGAGGAGAAGGCAAGCATGTATAAGCTGACTGGAGCTGTGATGCATCATGGAAACATGAAGTTCAAGCAGAAGCAGAGAGAAGAGCAGGCTGAGCCTGATGGCACTGAGG TTGCAGATAAAATCGCCTACCTCATGGGTCTGAACTCAGCTGATTTGCTAAAAGCACTGTGCTACCCAAGAGTGAAGGTTGGGAACGAGTTTGTGACCAAAGGTCAAACTGTTCCTCAG GTCAACAATTCCGTCATGGCTCTCGCCAAGTCTGCCTATGAGAAAATGTTCTTGTGGATGGTCGTCAGAATCAATGAGATGTTGGACACAAAGCAGCCGAGACAGTTCTTCATCGGAGTGCTTGACATTGCTGGATTTGAAATCTTTGAT TTCAACAGCCTGGAACAGCTGTGCATCAACTTCACCAATGAAAAACTGCAACAGTTTTTCAACCATCACATGTTTGTCCTGGAGCAAGAAGAGTACAAGAAAGAGGGGATTGACTGGGAGTTCATTGACTTTGGCATGGACTTGGCTGCCTGCATTGAGCTTATTGAGAAG CCAATGGGCATCTTCTCCATCCTTGAAGAGGAGTGCATGTTCCCCAAGGCAACAGACATGACCTTCAAGAACAAACTCTATGATCAGCATATTGGCAAAAGTGCCCCCTTTCAGAAACCAAAACCTGCCAAAGGCAAAGCTGAGGCCCATTTCTCCCTGGTGCACTATGCTGGCACTGTTGACTACAATGTACTTGGCTGGCTGGAGAAGAATAAAGACCCCCTGAATGACTCTGTGGTGCAGCTCTACCAGAAGTCTTCAACAAAACTGTTGGCCTTGCTCTATGCATCGCATGCCTCTGCAGAAG CTGAGGGAGGTGGGAAAAAAGGCAAGAAGAAGGGTGGGTCTTTTCAGACTGTATCCGCTCTGTTCAGG gaAAATCTGGGCAAGCTGATGACAAACTTAAGGAGCACTCATCCTCATTTTGTACGCTGTATAATCCCAAATGAATCAAAAACTCCTG GTCTCATGGAGAACCACCTGGTCATCCACCAGCTGAGGTGTAACGGTGTGCTGGAGGGTATCAGGATCTGCAGGAAAGGTTTCCCCAGCAGAATCCTCTATGGTGACTTCAAGCAGAG ATACAAAGTATTGAATGCTAGTGTCATCCCTGAGGGACAGTTCATCGACAACAAAAAGGCCTcagagaaactcttgggttccATTGATGTTGACCATACTCAGTACAAGTTTGGCCACACAAAG GTATTCTTCAAAGCTGGGCTGCTGGGTCTCCTGGAGGAGATGCGAGATGACAAACTTGCTATCCTGGTCACAATGACTCAGGCTCTCTGCAGAGGTTTCCTCATGAGGAGGGAGTTTGTCAAGATGATGGAGCGCCG GGAGGCAATTTACTCCATCCAGTACAACATCCGTTCATTCATGAATGTCAAAACCTGGCCATGGATGAAGCTGTACTTCAAGATTAAACCTCTGCTGAAGAGTGCAGAGACTGAGAAAGAGATGGCACAAATGAAAGAGGACTTTGAAAAGACCAAAGAGGAGCTGGCAAAAGCTCTTGCTAAGAAGAAAGAGCTAGAGGAAAAAATGGTTTCTCTGCTACAGGAGAAGAATGACTTGCAGATCCAAATTCAGTCT GAAGGTGAAAACCTTGCTGATGCAGAGGAAAGGTGTGAAGGTCTCATCAAAGCAAAAATCCAGCTCGAGGCCAAAGTCAAAGAGACGTCTGAGAGactggaggatgaggaggaaatgaatgctgagctgactgcaaagaagaggaagctggaggaTGAGTGCTCTGAGTTGAAGAAAGACATTGATGACTTGGAGCTGACCCTGGCCAAAGTGGAAAAGGAGAAACACGCCACTGAGAACAAG GTTAAAAATCTGGTTGAGGAAATGTCTTCCCAAGATGAAACCATTGCTAAGTTgaccaaagaaaagaaagcccTCCAAGAGGCCCATCAGCAAACCCTCGATGATCTGCAGGCCGAGGAAGACAAAGTCAACAGTCTGACGAAGGCCAAGACCAAGCTGGAGCAGCAAGTGGATGAT CTTGAAGGTTCCTTGGAGCAAGAAAAGAAGCTTCGCATGGACCTCGAGCGAGCTAAAAGAAAGCTTGAAGGTGATCTTAAACTGGCCCATGAAACCATCATGGATCTGGAGAATGACAAGCAGCAATCTGAGgagaaaataaagaa AAAGGATTTTGAAACAAGCCAGCTTCTTAGCAAAATTGAGGATGAGCAATCCCTTAGTGCTCAGCTTCAGAAAAAGATCAAAGAACTGCAG GCTCGTAtcgaggagctggaggaggagattGAGGCTGAGCGGGCTGCTCGGGCCAAGGTGGAGAAGCAGAGATCTGATCTTTCCAGGGAACTCGAGGAGATCAGTGAGCGTCTCGAAGAAGCCGGTGGAGCAACTGCTGTTCAGATTGAGATGAATAAAAAGCGTGAGGCCGAGTTTCAGAAGCTGAGACGTGATCTCGAAGAGGCAACCCTGCAGCACGAAGCCACCGCTGCAACGCTCCGCAAGAAGCAGGctgacagcgtggctgagctaGGAGAGCAGATTGATAACCTCCAGAGAGTCAAACAGAAgctggagaaagagaaaagcgAGTACAAGATGGAGATTGATGACCTCTCAAGCAACATGGAGGCCATCGCTAAAGCCAAG tcAAATCTAGAGAAAATGTGTCGCTCACTTGAAGATCAACTGAGTGAACTGAAGACCAAAAATGATGAACATGTGCGACAACTGAATGACATCGGGGTACAAAGGGCAAGGCTTCAAACAGAGAATG GTGAAATTACTCGCCAACTGGAGGAGAAAGAAGCCCTGATCTCTCAGCTGACAAGGAGCAAGCAGGCTTACACTCAGCAGATTGAAGAGCTGAAGAGGCACATTGAGGAGGAAGTTAAA GCCAAGAACGCCCTGGCTCATGCTGTCCAGTCGGCTCGTCACGACTGCGACCTCCTCAGAGAGCAGtatgaggaggagcaggaggccaAAGTTGAGCTGCAGCGTGCAATGTCCAAGGCAAACAGCGAGGTGGCTCAGTGGAGAACCAAATATGAGACTGATGCTATTCAGCGCACCGAGGAGCTGGAAGAGGCAAA GAAAAAGCTTGCTCAGCGTCTTCAGGATGCAGAGGAGTCCATCGAGGCTGTGAATGCAAAATGTGCATCTCTGGAGAAGACTAAGCAGAGACTGCATGGTGAAGTGGAGGACCTGATGATCGATGTAGAGAGAGCTAATGCTCTGGCTGCCAACCTTGACAAGAAGCAGAGGAACTTTGACAAG ATTCTTGCTGAGTGGAAGCAGAAGTATGAAGAAGCCCAAGCAGAGCTAGAGGGAGCTCAAAAAGAAGCTCGTTCTCTCAGCACTGAGATGTTCAAGATGAAAAATTCATATGAAGAAGCTCTGGACCACCTGGAGACCTTAAAGAGGGAGAACAAGAACCTGCAAC AGGAGATCTCAGATCTAACTGAGCAAATCGGTGAGACTGGAAAAACCATTCATGaactggagaaatcaaaaaaGACTGTAGAAACAGAGAAGTCTGAACTCCAGACTTCACTTGAAGAGGCAGAG gctACTCTGGAGCACGAGGAATCCAAGATTCTCCGCATTCAGCTTGAGCTGACCCAAGTCAAGAGTGAAATTGATAGAAAACTTGCTGAGAAGGACGAGGAGATTGAACAGATCAAGAGGAACAGCCAAAGAGTGATTGAGTCCATGCAAACCACTCTGGATGCTGAGGTCAGGAGCAGGAATGATGCTCTGAGAATTaagaagaagatggagggagaTCTGAATGAGATGGAGATTCAGCTGAGTCATGCCAACCGCCAGGCAGCTGAAGcccagaaacagctgagaaatgtGCAGGGACAGCTGAAG GACGCACAACTGCACCTTGATGAGGCTGTCAGAAGTCAGGAAGAAATGAAAGAGCAGGTTGCAATGGTGGAGCGCAGGAAcaacctgatgctggctgagaTCGAGGAGCTGAGAGTTGCACTGGAGCAAACAGAGAGAGGCCGCAAAATTGCTGAACAGGAGCTGGTTGATGCCAGCGAGCGTGTGGGACTGCTGCACTCTCAG AATACCAGCCTTATCAATACCAAGAAGAAGCTGGAGGCTGACCTTATTCAGATCCAAGGTGAAGTGGAAGATGCTGTCCAGGAGGCCAGAAATGCTGAAGAAAAGGCCAAGAAGGCCATCACTGAT GCTGCAATGATGGcagaagagctgaagaaagagcaGGACACCAGTGCTCATTTggagaggatgaagaagaaCCTGGAGGTGACAGTGAAGGACCTGCAGCACCGCCTTGATGAAGCTGAGAATCTGGCCATGAAAGGTGGCAAGAAGCAGCTCCAGAAACTGGAGGCTAGG GTCCGTGAACTAGAGGCTGAAGTTGATGCTGAACAGAAGCGCAGTGCTGATGCTATCAAGGGATTGCGAAAATATGAGAGAAGAGTGAAGGAGCTCACCTATCAG ACGGAGGAGGACAAGAAGAATATTGCCAGACTTCAGGATCTGGTTGACAAGCTGCAGCTTAAAGTGAAATCATATAAGCGACAGGCTGAGGAGGCT GAGGAGCAGGCCAACACTCACCTGTCCAGGTACAGGAAGGTGCAACATGAAATGGAGGAAGCTCAGGAGCGTGCTGACATTGCTGAGTCCCAGGTCAACAAGCTGAGGGCAAAGAGTCGTGAAATTgtcaag ACCAAGGAAGTGGCGGAGTGA
- the p4htmb gene encoding transmembrane prolyl 4-hydroxylase, which produces MTDNQETQDAEDTTPSGSATLPLRPPCERLSCHKSSVCSRSYFVVVMVFFHVYIINVIALLFYVHYNSGQEDASRSRDTPSRDHQRPESRRPPSKDEFLRDIFLPRIEGIRVGHAQKVSLMPGKVHEMRTLSLKPLLFEIPGFLSEDECRVVMQLAQLKGLMESQLMVQDGQEELARELNLSPEEIFNLLDINQDGQLQLHEILTHSRVRDGIWLTPENLREIYAGLKADKDGNGLLSLEEFRLLSNDAFQRFLLQRGVKRSQLVRNSRHTWLYQGKGAHQVLQDIKERVIRLTRLPTKLVDLSEPLQVVRYEEGGHYHAHHDSGPVYPETACTHTRLAANASTPFETSCRYITVLFYLNSVDGGGETAFPVADNRTYDEVSLIQNDVDLLDTRRNCDKSNLRVKPTKGTAVFWYNYLSDGKGWVGEQDEYALHGGCVVTHGTKWVANKWINIDPDYQRQARYQQLVSQQSEEEEEEDDEGLTMNTEIQGPRIHQDL; this is translated from the exons ATGACTGACAACCAGGAAACCCAAGATGCTGAGGACACGACTCCGTCCGGGAGCGCGACCTTGCCGCTCCGTCCGCCGTGCGAGCGCCTCTCGTGCCACAAGAGCAGCGTGTGCTCCCGCTCGTACTTTGTGGTAGTGATggtgttttttcatgtttacatCATTAACGTGATAGCGCTGCTTTTCTACGTGCACTACAACAGCGGACAGGAAGACGCGAGCCGGAGTCGTGATACTCCCAGCCGTGACCACCAGCGCCCCGAGTCGCGACGTCCGCCATCGAAAGATGAGTTTCTGCGTGATATTTTCTTGCCACGAATAGAGGGGATAAGG gtgggacatgcccagaaggTGTCACTCATGCCAGGCAAAGTGCATGAGATGCGTACTTTGAGCCTGAAACCTCTTCTTTTTG AGATCCCTGGGTTTCTGTCTGAGGATGAGTGTCGTGTGGTAATGCAGCTTGCTCAGCTGAAGGGTCTAATGGAGAGCCAGCTAATGGTACAAGATGGTCAGGAGGAGTTGGCCAGGGAGCTCAATCTCAGCCCAGAGGAGATCTTTAACCTTCTTGATATCAACCAGGATGGACAACTGCAGCTGCATGAG ATACTGACTCATTCTCGAGTGAGGGACGGCATCTGGCTCACACCAGAGAATCTGCGAGAAATTTATGCTGGACTCAAAGCTGACAAGGATGGCAATG GTTTGCTGAGTCTAGAAGAGTTCAGGCTTCTGAGCAACGATGCTTTCCAGCGCTTCCTGTTGCAGCGCGGAGTGAAAAGGAGTCAGCTGGTGAGGAACAGCAGACACACCTGGTTGTACCAGGGCAAAGGAGCACACCAGGTCCTCCAAGACATTAAAGAGAG GGTGATTCGCCTCACTCGGCTTCCAACCAAATTAGTGGACCTTAGTGAACCATTACAGGTGGTTCGCTATGAGGAGGGGGGACACTACCACGCCCACCACGACAGCGGCCCTGTCTACCCTGAAACAGCCTGCACGCACACGCGCCTTGCAGCCAATGCTTCTACTCCTTTTGAAACATCTTGCCG GTACATCACAGTTCTCTTCTACCTGAATTCTGTTGATGGGGGCGGGGAGACCGCATTCCCAGTGGCAGACAACAGGACCTATGATGAAGTG TCTCTCATACAGAATGACGTGGATCTTTTGGACACCAGAAGAAACTGTGACAAAAGTAACCTGAGGGTGAAGCCTACAAAAGGGACTGCTGTGTTCTGGTACAATTACCTCTCTGATGGAAAAG gTTGGGTGGGGGAGCAGGACGAATACGCTCTGCATGGAGGTTGTGTGGTCACCCATGGCACTAAGTGGGTTGCCAATAAATGGATCAACATTGATCCGGATTACCAGCGGCAGGCTCGCTACCAGCAGTTGGTATCACAAcagtcagaggaggaggaggaggaagatgatgaagGTCTGactatgaacacagaaatacagGGTCCCAGGATCCATCAAGACTTGTAG
- the slc26a6l1 gene encoding solute carrier family 26 member 6, like 1, protein MESAGRSGRFRVEREVLDEQKLEVVTQRKTYSEIHSSLRKQLKNSLRCSVPKLKRSVVSSLPVLYWLPKYSVWDYGMPDLISGISVGIMHLPQGLAYALLASLPPVFGLYSSFYPALVYFFFGTSRHISIGTFTVLSIMVGSVTERLAPDVDFQKMNGTNITAEVDVTARDSYRVQVAAATAVLGGLIQVLLGVIKFGFVGTYLSEPLVRAYTAAAAAHAVVAQLKHIFGVSPTRFSGPLSLVYTLKAVCSLLPHTNLPTLLVSAVTVVLLIAAKEINSFLSPKLPVPIPVELITIVAGTLISSYAHLNSNYTISVVGEIPSGLSSPSVPDVSLFREVIGDAFALAIVGYAITISLGKTFGLKHGYKVDSNQELVALGMSNAVGGFFQCFSVCSSMSRSLIQETTGGKTQMAGVASSLIVLVTILKLGTLFHDLPKAILASIVIVNLKGMFKQYYDIVTLWRSSKIDLVIWLVTWVSTLLLNLDLGLAASITFALFTVIFRTQLPTYTVLGNVPGTELYVDIETHREARQIPGVTIFRSSATVYFANADLYLEALKEKSGLDISKMIIYKRRQEAKQKRRERRAERRAKKQAKRERRAQRAARRLSELPEFSVEEEDGCWEDTVKEEQAWTERENGTVFVIPTAPRTPDGRWEYLKGGNPDCSSLGWMSELQDGNTTLGSISEDTLSHDLERVSLGSLGKWTWDIHSIILDLSTANFIDIVAIKTMKNIFQDFSEIDVDIFMAGCQASVVEQLERSDFFSETITKRHLFASVHDAVLYCLSHRGATLCPTYEPSVEMHTSTKL, encoded by the exons ATGGAGTCTGCAGGCAGATCTGGGAGGTTCAGAGTGGAGAGGGAAGTGCTTGATGAACAGAAACTGGAAGTGGTAACACAGAGGAAGACATACTCTGAAATCCACTCTTCTCTAAGGAAGCAGCTAAAGAATTCCTTAAG ATGCTCTGTACCTAAACTCAAGCGAAGCGTGGTGAGCAGTTTGCCTGTGTTATACTGGCTCCCCAAGTACTCAGTCTGGGACTACGGCATGCCAGACCTCATCTCTGGGATTAGTGTGGGTATAATGCACCTGCCACAAG GTCTGGCATATGCATTACTGGCTTCTTTACCTCCTGTATTTGGCCTCTACTCATCCTTCTACCCAGCATTGGTCTACTTCTTTTTTGGAACATCACGGCATATTTCCATAG GCACATTCACGGTGCTCAGCATCATGGTGGGTAGTGTGACAGAACGACTTGCTCCAGATGTAGATTTCCAGAAAATGAATGGGACCAACATCACCGCAGAGGTAGATGTAACTGCCAGGGACTCATACAGGGTGCAGGTGGCAGCAGCTACTGCTGTGCTAGGTGGACTTATTCAG GTGCTACTGGGTGTGATAAAGTTTGGATTTGTGGGGACATATTTGTCTGAGCCTCTGGTGCGGGCgtacacagcagctgcagcagcccaTGCTGTTGTGGCACAACTGAAGCACATCTTTGGTGTTTCTCCCACACGGTTTAGTGGTCCGCTGTCACTGGTGTAT actcTGAAGGCCGTTTGCTCTTTACTGCCACACACTAATCTTCCCACACTGCTGGTCAGTGCTGTGACTGTAGTGCTTCTAATTGCAGCCAAGGAGATCAACTCATTTCTCAGTCCAAAGCTGCCAGTGCCCATCCCAGTGGAGCTTATCACA ATTGTGGCAGGAACACTGATATCATCCTATGCCCACTTGAACAGCAATTACACAATTTCAGTTGTTGGAGAAATTCCTAGTGG TCTAAGCTCCCCCAGTGTGCCAGATGTGAGTCTTTTCAGAGAAGTTATTGGTGATGCTTTTGCACTGGCCATTGTTGGATATGCCATAACTATTTCACTCGGAAAAACATTTGGACTAAAACATGGATACAAAGTGGACAGTAACCAG GAACTTGTGGCGCTGGGTATGAGTAACGCAGTAGGAGGCTTCTTTCAGTGCTTCTCTGTCTGCTCCTCCATGTCTCGAAGTCTAATACAAGAGACAACTGGGGGCAAAACACAA ATGGCTGGAGTGGCCTCGTCTCTAATTGTGTTAGTGACTATACTTAAACTTGGGACACTGTTCCACGATCTGCCAAAG gcCATCCTTGCATCAATTGTGATTGTAAATTTGAAGGGGATGTTCAAGCAATACTATGACATTGTTAcactgtggaggagcagcaagaTTGATCTG GTGATTTGGCTGGTCACTTGGGTGTCAACATTGCTGCTCAATCTGGATCTGGGTCTGGCAGCATCCATCACCTTTGCTTTGTTTACGGTTATCTTCAGGACTCAGCT GCCAACATACACTGTTCTGGGAAATGTTCCAGGTACAGAACTGTATGTGGATATAGAAACGCACAGAGAG GCAAGACAGATTCCAGGTGTTACTATATTCCGCTCTTCTGCTACAGTATATTTTGCCAACGCTGATCTCTACCTTGAAGCCCTGAAAGAAAag AGTGGGCTTGACATCAGCAAAATGATTATCTACAAAAGGAGGCAGGAAGCTAAACAGAAACGAAGAGAAAGACGGGCTGAGAGGCGGGCAAAGAAGCAGGCCAAGAGAGAG AGACGAGCACAGAGGGCAGCTAGACGGCTCTCAGAGTTACCAGAGTTCTCtgtggaggaagaggatggctgCTGGgaagacacagtgaaggaggagCAGGCCTGGACTGAGAGGGAGAATGGGACAGTGTTTGTCATCCCAACTGCGCCCCGAACACCAGATGGTAGATGGGAGTACCTCAAAGGAGGAAATCCAGATTGCAGCAGCTTGGGATGGATGTCCGAGCTGCAGGATGGGAACACCACCTTGGGCTCCATCAGTGAGGACACCTTGAGCCATGATCTGGAACGGGTCTCTCTGGGGTCCCTGGGCAAGTGGACTTGGGATATTCATTCCATCATTCTGGACCTCTCCACGGCTAACTTTATTGACATAGTGGCTATCAAGACTATGAAAAAT ATTTTCCAGGACTTCAGTGAGATTGATGTGGATATCTTTATGGCTGGTTGTCAAG CCTCTGTGGTGGAACAATTAGAGCGCAGTGACTTCTTCTCTGAGACAATAACAAAGAGACATCTTTTTGCTTCTGTACATGATGCTGTGCTCTACTGTCTAAGCCATCGTGGAGCGACATTGTGTCCCACATACGAGCCGTCAGTG GAGATGCATACCAGCACAAAACTTTAA